The following proteins are encoded in a genomic region of Colletotrichum higginsianum IMI 349063 chromosome 9, whole genome shotgun sequence:
- a CDS encoding Phenylacetaldoxime dehydratase produces the protein MLVSAIPEHLQCPRRLAAQTPPDFNPPFPAYSAGFPKETKDLVFAVIGAQYAPAARPDGAAIAQLTQFTTSEAVDAEARPRFAEWASVTDNKGYYNVAHLAYWPSRTAYEKWARDSGFQQWWDNLDVESQSHGWFLEIFFPTIDRFETVFSNNEVPEGAAHMRERVIGPIREHVYWGSMRDRMAAAQNDELVGEKIERANTNGVNGHSTEATAEGQETQTPCRVRVSGKQNLAVIRSGQDWSGTLPEERKLYQETMHPVLIRGMDFLRDQGSEVGCHSCRFMDLIDPATGKADKDRTFGLAFFDELGSLEGWAKQHPTHLEIFGGFLQYAKKLDNNVSLRLFHEVLVLKPEQQLFEYVGCHPKTGLLAIV, from the coding sequence ATGCTTGTCTCCGCGATCCCAGAGCACCTGCAATGCCCCCGCAGGCTCGCTGCTCAGACACCACCCGACTTCAACCCCCCTTTCCCGGCGTACAGTGCCGGTTTCCCCAAAGAGACAAAGGACCTTGTGTTTGCTGTCATCGGTGCTCAATACGCTCCTGCTGCCAGACCAGATGGAGCTGCCATCGCGCAGTTGACGCAGTTCACCAcctccgaggccgtcgacgccgaagcccgCCCTCGGTTCGCCGAGTGGGCGTCCGTGACCGATAACAAAGGATACTACAACGTTGCCCATCTTGCGTACTGGCCCAGCAGAACGGCGTACGAGAAGTGGGCCCGCGATTCGGGCTTCCAGCAATGGTGGGACAATCTTGACGTCGAATCACAGAGCCACGGGTGGTTCCTCGAGATCTTCTTCCCCACGATCGACCGGTTCGAGACCGTCTTCTCCAACAACGAGGTCCCCGAGGGTGCGGCACATATGAGAGAGCGGGTGATCGGTCCCATCAGGGAGCACGTGTATTGGGGGAGCATGCGTGATCGCATGGCGGCCGCCCAGAACGATGAGCTCGTGGGAGAGAAGATCGAGCGGGCCAATACGAACGGTGTCAATGGGCACAGCACCGAGGCCACGGCGGAGGGACAAGAAACACAGACGCCGTGCAGAGTACGCGTTTCGGGCAAGCAGAACCTGGCCGTCATCCGCTCCGGCCAAGACTGGTCCGGCACTCTGCCCGAGGAGCGGAAGCTGTACCAGGAGACGATGCATCCCGTGCTGATCAGAGGCATGGACTTCCTGCGGGATCAAGGTAGCGAGGTCGGATGTCACAGCTGTCGCTTCATGGACCTCATCGATCCAGCGACGGGCAAGGCGGACAAGGACCGCACTTTTGGActggccttcttcgacgaGCTCGGTTCGCTCGAGGGGTGGGCCAAGCAGCACCCGACGCACCTTGAGATCTTTGGGGGGTTTCTGCAGTACGCCAAGAAGCTTGACAACAATGTTTCCCTGAGGCTGTTCCACGAGGTCTTGGTGCTGAAGCCGGAGCAACAGCTTTTCGAGTATGTAGGCTGTCATCCAAAGACTGGCTTGCTGGCGATTGTCTAG
- a CDS encoding Early growth response protein 1 is a zinc-finger protein: MPFSCDHEGCGRSYLRKEHLTRHKKEHTATPSFSCPSCSTKFTRGHMVLHGPSAPPTRVAQACVPCHRTKTRCDGQQPVCSTCNDKGKSCEWPQPRSASSSRSPSGSVTASDTTPNPIALPEPMVTASVPPPPPPPPPPPMTIGDTLDFSIPGSRCVLDEGMKLQLQRVYFEHFHPLWPLLHREVYETTTQPNLLTRSVLTVGLWFSGSPGSRNLAIKFHDHLLIETGNKLLELLELSRQGLLSPQTEILPVFQAILICTILVPYRADHSRDNVMMAHSMLLETFKASGVYDQSKINAGSRMCGHSAYPWMFRELYQRLAVFQFKLHLILQTIFVTMHPVLRLSRNAEPALLRVRLPLPLGMWDGPTAQWCGKVPTDPALLDMDSDDDRMLVSRMCEEATLTMDNTPLLPLLSWDRCLGMAIWCWCLRGNESDKEFIENIKPFVLDPLKGIDVFSSHR; this comes from the exons ATGCCCTTCTCCTGCGACCATGAAGGCTGCGGCCGCTCCTATCTCCGCAAAGAACACCTCACGCGTCATAAAAAGGAACACACGGCGACGCCTTCCTTCTCGTGCCCTTCATGCAGTACCAAGTTCACAAGAGG GCATATGGTGCTCCATGGCCCGTCTGCCCCGCCCACGCGTGTGGCACAGGCCTGCGTGCCGTGCCACCGGACGAAGACCAGATGTGACGGCCAGCAGCCCGTCTGTTCGACTTGCAACGACAAGGGCAAGTCATGCGAGTGGCCGCAGCCGCGAAGCGCGTCGTCCTCCAGATCCCCCTCCGGCTCTGTGACCGCCTCGGACACGACGCCGAACCCCATCGCCCTGCCCGAGCCGATGGTCACGGCCTCAgtgccaccaccgccgccgccgccgccgccaccgccaatGACCATAGGCGATACGCTCGATTTTAGCATCCCCGGCTCCCGTTGCGTCTTGGACGAGGGCATGAAGCTGCAGTTGCAGAGGGTCTACTTCGAGCACTTCCATCCGCTGTGGCCGTTGCTGCACCGTGAAGTATacgagacgacgacgcagcCGAATTTGTTGACGCGCTCCGTCTTGACCGTTGGCCTATGGTTTTCCGGGTCGCCGGGATCGAGAAACCTCGCCATCAAGTTCCACGATCATCTCTTGATAGAAACCGGTAACAAGCTT CTCGAACTTTTGGAACTGTCGAGGCAAGGCTTGCTATCCCCCCAGACGGAGATACTGCCCGTCTTCCAGGCCATACTGATTTGCACCATCCTCGTACCGTACCGGGCCGATCACTCCAGGGACAACGTGATGATGGCGCACTCCATGCTCCTCGAGACGTTCAAGGCCTCGGGCGTCTACGACCAGTCCAAGATCAACGCCGGGTCGCGAATGTGCGGGCACAGCGCTTACCCCTGGATGTTTCGAGAATTATACCAGCG tctcgccgtcttccagtTCAAGCTTCACCTGATCCTGCAAACAATATTCGTGACGATGCACCCGGTGCTGCGGCTGTCGAGAAACGCGGAACCGGCCCTGCTGCGCGTcaggctgccgctgccgctgggcATGTGGGACGGGCCCACGGCGCAGTGGTGCGGCAAGGTGCCGACCGACCCGGCCCTGCTCGACATGGACAGTGACGACGACAGGATGCTGGTCAGCCGGATGTGCGAGGAGGCGACCCTCACGATGGACAACACGCCTCTATTACCGTTGCTGTCCTGGGACCGCTGCCTGGGGATGGCCATCTGGTGCTGGTGCTTGCGGGGGAACGAGAGCGACAAGGAGTTTATCGAGAACATCAAACCCTTTGTTCTCGACCCGTTGAAAGGGATCGATGTTTTCTCGAGTCATAGATAG
- a CDS encoding Early growth response protein 1 is a zinc-finger protein, whose protein sequence is MTDLANNYEDWTRALQLANLLAVAHLAGYQFASDKIALHNVLQLGDKETVVKQWFRGWDFGRKYGPTMVCGTAGVFGFLAWKDGTASPAFLYNLTASVLSIFVAPYTQFRIFPLNDKLLREYKISEDKKKTDGTSDGVSLEVVREWAAEWKRLDMHRQLLAYLAAISGLVAVLKT, encoded by the exons ATGACCGACTTGGCCAACAACTACGAAGACTGGACCAGGGCTCTCCAGCTCGCAAACCTACTTGCTGTTGCACATCTTGCCG GCTACCAGTTCGCGTCTGACAAGATTGCCTTGCACAACGTTCTGCAGCTGGGAGACAAAGAAACGGTTGTGAAGCAGTGGTTTCGCGGTTGGGACTTTGGACGAAAGTACGGCCCCACAATGGTCTGCGGAACGGCTGGGGTATTTGGCTTTCTTGCCTGGAAAG ATGGTACCGCGAGCCCTGCCTTTCTCTACAACCTCACCGCATCGGTCCTCTCGATCTTCGTCGCGCCATATACCCAGTTCCGAATCTTTCCTTTGAACGACAAGCTGTTGCGAGAATACAAGATATCTGAAGACAAAAAGAAGACGGATGGAACCTCTGACGGCGTGAGCTTGGAAGTTGTCCGCGAGTGGGCTGCCGAGTGGAAGAGACTGGACATGCACCGGCAGTTGCTGGCATACCTTGCTGCCATCTCGGGCCTGGTTGCCGTGCTAAAGACTTGA
- a CDS encoding Kinesin-like protein yields the protein MATPFQVEAWTEYAIGMLVLLIRIVYRTSIVGTNWEGDDYFAVIAVFFWTSTDPSASQGELVMLELIGQYGSITGMNDALALTLSDQQKERIVIGSKCLVAGWVLYVTLIWCLKACMLFLYRRLTLNLQQKKMVLITAVACVLCYVATILVILTRCMPFHKNWQIYPYPGDAVGSFVGILAVNAPVLGPWIAKNASAVRSRASKNRSKTGGDPDSASHIVTIGAKDSTHRLERLGKDGRSLRGLGWTEIGNDSEERIMETQNDVSVSAKRSDEVVGNGPTIHVKTTFEVSRLA from the exons ATGGCGACGCCATTCCAGGTCGAAGCCTGGACTGAGTACGCCATTGGCATGCTCGTGCTGCTGATACGAATCGTTTACCGGACGAGCATTGTCGGGACCAATTGGGAGGGTGATGATTACTTTGCCGTCATTGCTGTCTTCTTCTGGACG TCAACTGACCCCTCTGCTTCTCAGGGCGAACTGGTAATGCTAGAGTTGATCG GTCAATATGGTAGCATTACCGGAATGAACGACGCGCTTGCTCTGACGCTCTCCGACCAGCAGAAAGAACGAATCGTCATCGGCAGCAAGTGTCTCGTGGCGGGATGGGTGCTCTACGTCACCCTCATCTGGTGCCTCAAGGCATGCATGCTGTTTCTCTACCGCCGGCTCAC GCTCAACTTGCAGCAAAAGAAAATGGTCCtcatcaccgccgtcgcctgcgTCCTTTGTTATGTGGCGACGATCCTCGTGATACTGACACGATGCATGCCGTTCCACAAAAACTGGCAGATTTATCCGTATCCTGGAG ATGCCGTTGGCTCG TTCGTGGGCATCCTAGCCGTCAACGCCCCGGTCCTGGGTCCCTGGATCGCCAAAAATGCCTCGGCCGTGCGGTCCCGGGCCTCGAAGAACCGCTCCAAGACGGGCGGCGACCCGGACTCGGCCAGTCACATCGTGACGATCGGCGCGAAAGATAGCACCCACCGGCTCGAGCGCCTGGGAAAGGACGGCCGCTCGCTCAGGGGCCTGGGGTGGACCGAGATCGGCAATGATAGCGAGGAGCGCATCATGGAGACGCAGAACGACGTGTCTGTGTCGGCGAAGCGCTCGGACGAGGTGGTGGGAAACGGCCCTACTATCCACGTCAAGACCACGTTTGAGGTTTCTAGGTTGGCGTAG